Genomic window (Gammaproteobacteria bacterium):
TGTGACAGATACTGTTGTCGGTGGTGAGTTGACACTCCCATCGGGTCCGGTAATCGGTGTCTGCGGTAGACAACGGCTGATTGGGCCCGGGCGGGTAGTTCTAGATTGCCACCAACGCTATCGCGACCATCAATGCCACCACCATCGCGATGATTCTGTTTCGCTGCGCGTCCATAGGCATAGCCCTCCATCGGCGTTAACCCCTAAACATTCATTTTGTCGCTATTTATTTGGGCCTACCGTGATCCGTATCGAGTATTCCGACCTGCAGGCACGGATACCGGTGATTCCACTAAGGCGATTTCTGTCAAATGACATACCATCCTGCTTGTCTATTCGTCCGTCCTCTGTGTTGCGACAGCAGTGACATAGTTCGACTATGCGCCTGATGTCGCGCCTTGATGACGAACGAAAATCCGGCGCGATCTGGTATGCCATTTTCCGGCAATCGCCTAAGCATTACGGAGGGGTTGGGTTCCCGGATCAATGTGCCGCCAGTGCTTCCGTGATGAACGAAACGGGAGTCAGCGAGTTCTGCATCTTCCACCGACACCGACTACCCCTTGTGCGGTACACCCTTCCAGGCGTGCTGTTATGGACCGTCAGCGCTGGAAATGGCCTCCAACCTGCCGGTGGAATACCGGGCGGTCCTCAACGGCATGGTAGCCGCCCGACTTTAGCGATTTCATTCCCTGCCGGCGCTATTTGGCATGACCCCCGAACGACCGCACGAAGGTGGTTGCCGTCGAGTCGAAGTCTGTAGACACCTGAAAAAGGCTGCGGGACAGAAACAAAAAAGCCGCAAGCGGAGGATCCCAGTGGTCGTAAGTGGTGGATGGCAGGACGGTCCTCCTGTCAAGGTAGGGGTGTTGCAAAGAAATCGAAGAACAGCCACATAATGATGGTTGATGTCGCCAGTGTGATCAGCATGGCGGGCGTGCCCTTCCGAAACCACAACCCGGGAGTGATGCGCAACGTTTCGTCGCCCGTGTCCCTGGCCAGGCGTTCGGACAGGGTCACGATGAAAACGTTGGCGGTTGAGCCCAGGTGGGTGCCGTTGCCGCCCATGCCCACGCCGATCGCCAGCGACCACCACAGCGGCGTGACATTGATACCCTGCTGCTCCATGCCAAGTATGATCGGAACCATGGCGGCGGTGAACGGGATGTTGTCGATCAAGGCGGAGAGTATCGCCGCCATCCACATCAGGGCGATTGACGCCAGCAGGAGGTCGGACTCCACGAACGGGCGGATGTACTGGCCGATATACTCCAGGAAGTGGCTCTGCTCCACGCCGCCGACCACCACGAACAGGGAGATAAAGAACATCAGCAGGCTTATCTCCACGTCCTCGAAGGACTTGTCCAGCTCCGTTTGACGGGCAAGAAACACCAATAGGGTCAGGCCGATAGCGGTTACGAACCAGGGCTCCCAATCCAGGGTGCGGTGGAGGATGAACAGCACCACCATGATCCCCAGTACCACAACCGCTGCGTACCAGGTATGCCGATCCTTAATCTTGCCCCGGCCGGAGAAGTCCTGTTTCTCTGGGGTCTTGGCCAGTTCTTTGCGGAACAACCACTTCTGGGCGATGAGAATTGCGACCCAGGCCGCCAGGACGATCCCCCCCATGTGAATCAGGAAGGTATTGAAGTCGATGCCGGCAGCCGAGCCGATCATCAGGTTGGGCGGGTCACCCACCAGGGTGGCCACGCCGCCGGTATCCGAAAGCAGGGCCGCGGCCAGCAGGAAGGGCACAGGACTGACCTTGAGCGCTTGGCTGATGAGCACGATCAGGGGACCGAATATAACCACCGTAGTGACATTGTCCAGCAGCAGTGAGATCACCGTCACCGCCGTACCCAACATGGCCAGCAGCAGGTACAGGCGGCCGCGGCTCAGATCGGCGATCCGGTAGGCCAAGGACTGGAAGCCGCCGGTGGGGATCATGATGGCCACGATGGTCATCATTCCGCCGAGCAGGAATACTACATTCCAGTCTATGGCCTCCAACGCGAGTTGCGGGTTGTAGAAGCCGAAATACTGGCCGGCCAGCACCATCAACCCGGCGCCGCCCATGGCGAACTTGGTGCGGTGAAAGCCATGTACCCCTTCGGTGAAAATGCCGAAGAAGGTGGCGATCAGGATGACCGCGGACACCGCCATCGAGGTGTTCCAGGTCAGCGTTTCCGTTACAAGGTGTGTTTGCATTGTGCGTTCTCTTCAGAACACCAGATTCATCATGATCATCATCACGACAAGAAACAGAACGGTCATGATGCCGCCGGCCCGCATGAAGTCCGGGACCCGGTAACCGGCCGGTCCCATGATCAGGGCGTTGACCTGGTGGGTGGGGATCAGGAAGGAATTCGAGGTCGCGATTGCCACGGTCAGCGCGAACACGGCCGGACTGGCACCGGCGCCGATGGCGATGTTCACCGCCAGCGGGACCAGCAGAACCGTCGCGCCCACGTTGGACATGACCAGGGTGAAGAAGGTGGCCAGCAGGGCAACTGCCGACTGGATCACCCAGACCGGCATGTCCCCGACGACGAACAGGACCTGTTCGGCGATCCACTTCGCGGTGCCGGTCGTCTCGACCGCGAGTCCCAGCGGGATGAGCGAGGCGAGCAGGAATACCGTTTTCCAGCTGACCGCCTGGTAGGCCTCCTCGATGTTCAGCACGCCCGACAGCACCATGCCGGTCGCGCCCGTCAGCAGGGCTACCGAGAGACGGATGTCGGTAAACAGCACCAGAAAAAGGGCGATGGCGAAAAATACCGCGGCGGGGATCACCTTGTGGGGGCGCAGCCCCTCCTCGCGGGGATACTCGGTCGTGACCACGACGAACTTCCGGTCCATGGCGAGCCGGGAAAGCGAAAGCCATGTCGTGTGTCCTACAATGGTGTCACCGGCCTGCAGGGGGAGATTGCGGATGTCTTCACCCCTGTGCATGGTCTCGCCGCCGCGATGCAGCGCCAGCATGGTCAGTCCGTAGGTCTTGCGCATCCATACGTCGCGGGCGCTCTTTCCGATCAGGTCCGATCCCGGTGGAACAACGACCTCCGCGATGCCGGACTTCGTGGGGGCGAGGGCGTCGCCGAAGACCTGGAAATCCTCGTGGACCTCAAGGTCGTAGCGGCGCCCAAATTCCCTGCATTGGTCCGGTGTGGCGACGATACCGACCGCGCTGTTCGCCTCGATGGGGACATCGCGCGCCAGGCTGTCGCGGCCGATGCGAAGGTCGTCTCCCCGCTGCAGTGCCACGATGCGCACGTGGTCACTGTGTTCAACGTCGTTCAGCGGTTTGCCCACCAGGTCACTTTCCTTCGGGACAATCATTTCCTGCATGCAGTAGTGCAGGCCGTAGGTTTCCTGCAGATACTGCTCGGTGGTGATCCCTTCGGCACCCTCCATGCGGGTGGTGGGCAGCACGAAGCGGCCGGCGAGCACGAAGTAGACGATGCCCGCGGTCACCAACACGACACCGACCGGGGTCACGGAGAACAGCCCCCAGGTATCCATCTGCTGGTCGGCGGACAGGGCCTTGTTGGAGGTCAGGATCAGGTCGTTCAACAGGATGAGCGGGCTCGACCCGACCATGGTCATGGTACCGCCCAGAATGGCGGTGAAACCCATCGGCATCAGCAGGCGCGACATGGGCAGGCCGGAGCGGGCGGAGATCCTGGACACCACTGGCAGGAACAGTGCCGCGGCCCCGACGTTCTGCATGAAGGACGAAATGAAACCCACGGTGACGGAGATGATCGGAATGATCCGCGCTTCCGTGGTACCGCCGACCTTCAGGATGAACGTGGCGACCTGGCTCATGATGCCGGTCTTGTCGAGGCCGGCGCCGATGATCATGACCGCGATGATCGAGATCACGGCGTTTGAGCCGAAGCCGTCGAACAGGTGGCGGTTGTCGACGAGCCCGTGCTCCAGACCCATCAGGGGCGCGAACAGCGAGGTCAGCCCCAGAAGCACCATGACGGTGATCGCCGCGACGTCGACGCCAACGACCTCGAACGCAAACAGATAGATCGTCAGCATGAGAAACGCGCTCACCCAGGCGATCTCGATCGTGGGGACGACGCGGGAAAGGAACAGGGCCATTGCGGCAAATATGACCGCCGCGATAATCTGTTTGCGGGTCACGATTCCCGGATTTGCGATAGTCTGGTCCTCGTCTGCAAATGTGTTCATTCTTCCACTCGATAGGTGCCATTCGTCGTCCGGGATCCCCGGACGACGGCGATTCAACGGAGGCCCTTGTCAGGCGGTGTGGCGTCTGGTGGGGCCCGCGGGGTAGCGGTCCTCGACTGGCACCAGAGGCACGTGGACCCGGGAACGTCGCCCGGTGGAGGCCTCGTCCGTGAAAGCAAGTACGACGGCATTATCCTGGGATGCGACCGAAAAGGCGAATGAGTATTGTATATCGACCTGTGGTCGGCGTTGTCGTCTAACAGATTCTCGCCGATTCGAATCCGGTGGAACGCGATTCGGGCTCCTTGTGGAGGTTACCTGCGTCGTCGTGGATCAGCGCGATTCGCCGGTTGGTCGACCTGCGCGCCGCGGTATGCTGGTCAATCGTGCGGGGCTGCCCGGGGCTTCGGACCTGAATCCAGCACAGCCTTCTCGCATGGACAGGTGCCTGCCGGCTTCACCACTGGCCACGCGGACCCGCGTGAATCCCATGGACGATGGAGGCCTGTGGGTGGCCTCCAACGATAGCCATCTAGGAGCCTGTCGGATTTAGGCGATCATAGCGAGCATGGTGGGAGAGCGAGACAAAAAGTTCACGATTTCGAGGCGCATAGTGGGCCTACGCAACGAGGAATCGGGGATTTTTTGGCCGCTCTCCCATCAGCGCAGTAGATTGTTCCTAAACCCGACAGGCTCCTAGGGTCGGGGCCGGCCGAAGACCTATCCCTCGTCGAACATGATGTCGGTCGGATTGTCCAGATTGACGTGGTGGTCGATCGGGTGCTCAACGGGGATATTCATAAACTCCCGCTTTGTGGCGTCGGACTCGAAGTAAATCACCAGATCCTCGGAACTACCGGATTCCACGATGTAGGGCTTTCCTTCAAGATCGTCGATTTCTTGTCCCGTGATCGGATCGCATGTGGAAATGCGGTGCAACATGAGGGATTCCTCCGGAATTTGGGTGGGGAACGTTTTCACACACCTGACTCTAGTCCAGGGGTTGCAATATACAAGGCAGGGTTTGTGTGGGAATTGGGGAACCCAGTGTTGCCGGGAACCGTCGACCCATGAGGCGTCAGCCGTGAGTTTCGTCTACTATCCCAAAGTGGCTGCGACATATAGGAATTAAGGGATGACGCACGTCAATTTTGACGAGAAACTCGTCGTTGCGATCTCCTCACGGGCGCTTTTCGACCTCGAGCAAAGCCATGCCGTGTACGCTACTCAAGGGGTCGATGCCTATTCCCGATACCAGATCGAGCACGAGGACTCGGCGCTCCAGCCCGGGGTCGCCTATGGCCTGGTCAGGAAACTGCTGTCACTGAGGCACCAGACCACAGGGGAACCGCTGGTCGAGGTCATACTGCTGTCCCGGAACAGCGCCGATACGGGACTGCGCGTGTTCAATTCCATCCAG
Coding sequences:
- a CDS encoding ArsB/NhaD family transporter, producing MQTHLVTETLTWNTSMAVSAVILIATFFGIFTEGVHGFHRTKFAMGGAGLMVLAGQYFGFYNPQLALEAIDWNVVFLLGGMMTIVAIMIPTGGFQSLAYRIADLSRGRLYLLLAMLGTAVTVISLLLDNVTTVVIFGPLIVLISQALKVSPVPFLLAAALLSDTGGVATLVGDPPNLMIGSAAGIDFNTFLIHMGGIVLAAWVAILIAQKWLFRKELAKTPEKQDFSGRGKIKDRHTWYAAVVVLGIMVVLFILHRTLDWEPWFVTAIGLTLLVFLARQTELDKSFEDVEISLLMFFISLFVVVGGVEQSHFLEYIGQYIRPFVESDLLLASIALMWMAAILSALIDNIPFTAAMVPIILGMEQQGINVTPLWWSLAIGVGMGGNGTHLGSTANVFIVTLSERLARDTGDETLRITPGLWFRKGTPAMLITLATSTIIMWLFFDFFATPLP
- a CDS encoding SLC13 family permease, whose product is MNTFADEDQTIANPGIVTRKQIIAAVIFAAMALFLSRVVPTIEIAWVSAFLMLTIYLFAFEVVGVDVAAITVMVLLGLTSLFAPLMGLEHGLVDNRHLFDGFGSNAVISIIAVMIIGAGLDKTGIMSQVATFILKVGGTTEARIIPIISVTVGFISSFMQNVGAAALFLPVVSRISARSGLPMSRLLMPMGFTAILGGTMTMVGSSPLILLNDLILTSNKALSADQQMDTWGLFSVTPVGVVLVTAGIVYFVLAGRFVLPTTRMEGAEGITTEQYLQETYGLHYCMQEMIVPKESDLVGKPLNDVEHSDHVRIVALQRGDDLRIGRDSLARDVPIEANSAVGIVATPDQCREFGRRYDLEVHEDFQVFGDALAPTKSGIAEVVVPPGSDLIGKSARDVWMRKTYGLTMLALHRGGETMHRGEDIRNLPLQAGDTIVGHTTWLSLSRLAMDRKFVVVTTEYPREEGLRPHKVIPAAVFFAIALFLVLFTDIRLSVALLTGATGMVLSGVLNIEEAYQAVSWKTVFLLASLIPLGLAVETTGTAKWIAEQVLFVVGDMPVWVIQSAVALLATFFTLVMSNVGATVLLVPLAVNIAIGAGASPAVFALTVAIATSNSFLIPTHQVNALIMGPAGYRVPDFMRAGGIMTVLFLVVMMIMMNLVF